One part of the Montipora capricornis isolate CH-2021 unplaced genomic scaffold, ASM3666992v2 scaffold_364, whole genome shotgun sequence genome encodes these proteins:
- the LOC138035380 gene encoding uncharacterized protein — translation MSSSLDRLVSNLPKESLKYTSQIFENEKLDLMSRKGVYPYDFMDSFGKFNEKLPPKEEFYSILNDEHISDDQYKHAQNVWNTFNLKNMGEYHDLYLKSDILLLADVFENFRKTCLQYYKLDPCHYFTSPGLSWDAMLKMTNIKLELMTDIDMFQFIEKGMRGGTSYIDNRYGKANNRYMKTYDEKAPSKYIMYLDANNLYGWAMSQYLPTGGFRWLAKNQIDKIDLAKYKEDSNKGSILEVDLEYPKELHDLHNDYPLAPEKVKVKKDMLSNYCQEIADKFNVSTGLVHKLVPTLSNKEKYVLHYRNLQLYTDLDTDSLTYEIQTSDAYQDFWDDKDKFDNSDYSQDSQYFDKTNKKVIGKFKDEAAGIPITEFVGLRSKMYSYIKDNDKGGKTAKGIKKNIIKNNITHENYKNVLFNNEQMQHTMKTIRSNLHQLGSYELNKVSLSCFDDKRYIHNNGITSYAYGHHLIAN, via the exons ATGAGTTCCAGTCTTGACAGACTGGTCAGCAATCTACCAAAAGAATCATTGAAATACACCTCTCAAATATTTGAAAACGAAAAGCTTGATTTGATGTCTCGAAAAGGAGTATATCCATACGACTTCATGGATAGCTTCggtaaattcaatgaaaagctaccaccaaaagaagaattttacagtatattaAATGATGAGCATATCTCAGATGATCAatacaaacatgctcaaaatgtatggaacacTTTCAATCTAAAAAATATGGGTGAGTACCATGACTTATATCTCAAATCTGACATCCTTCTATTAGCTGATGTGTTTGAAAACTTTCGAAAGACATGTCTGCAATACTACAAACTAGACCCCTGTCATTATTTTACATCTCCAGGTCTTTCATGGGatgctatgttaaagatgactAACATTAAATTGGAGCTTATGACTGATATTGACATGTTTCAGTTTATTGAAAAAGGAATGCGTGGCGGAACTAGTTATATTGATAACCGATATGGTAAAGCTAATAATAgatacatgaaaacatatgatgaGAAGGCGCCCTCAAAGTATATCATGTATCTTGATGCTAACAATCTGTATGGATGGGCTATGTCACAATACCTACCAACTGGTGGATTCAGATGGTTGGCTAAAAACCAGATTGATAAGATAGACCTAGCCAAGTATAAAGAAGATAGCAATAAAGGTTCGATATTAGAAGTTGATTTGGAATATCCCAAAGAATTACACGATCTGCATAATGATTATCCGCTAGCACCTGAAAAGGTAAAAGTCAAAAAAGATATGCTTTCTAATTATTGCCAAGAAATAGCCGATAAATTTAATGTATCAACTGGTTTAGTTCATAAACTGGTACCTACGttaagcaataaagaaaaatacgtaCTCCATTACAGAAACCTTCAATTATACACAgatcttg acacagacagcttGACATATGAAATCCAAACGAGTGATGCGTACCAAGACTTTTGGGatgataaagacaaattcgacAACAGTGATTATTCTCAAGATTCGCAATATTTCGACAAGACAAATAAAAAGGtaatcggtaaattcaaagaCGAGGCAGCAGGTATACCGATCACCGAATTTGTGGGATTAAGAtcgaaaatgtattcatatattAAAGACAATGATAAAGGCGGAAAGACAGCAAAGGGAATCAAGAAAAATATAATCAAAAACAACATCACtcatgaaaattacaaaaatgtacTGTTCAACAACGAACAAATGCAACACACCATGAAAACGATCAGAAGCAACTTGCATCAACTTGGGAGCTATGAGCTTAATAAAGTATCATTATCCTGCTTCGATGACAAGCGATATATTCACAACAACGGGATAACATCTTATGCTTATGGACACCACCTCATTGCAAATTGA